The following proteins are co-located in the Acropora palmata chromosome 11, jaAcrPala1.3, whole genome shotgun sequence genome:
- the LOC141897937 gene encoding uncharacterized protein LOC141897937 isoform X3 → MEGLYSKFESDFGVFEAKLKSFDYKETVDNPWTAIIEPLEEIASRLSYAWKVTSHLNGVRNSPELRIAFEKVQPLVVKASMKAKQSVPLYDALMKVEKNSSNLDEGQQRVVATFLRSARHGGVGLKGKDSERFNVLQLKLAELTNKFSNNVLDATKAFAIVLTDRQDVVGLPDSLLKFTAEAALVDAAANLEVSRKPVDPQSGPWKLTLDLPCFEPFMKYSQNRALREKMYKAYITKASNGASDNSLIIEEIRQLRQEKARLLGFQNFAQLSLDSKMAGNPSEVWKMITDLHSKSKEAAESELQALQVFANENGFAEDLKHWDIPFWSQKHKEHLFSFREEELRPYFPLERVLHGLFKLASELFGINIQSADGEAEVWHPDVRFFNLMSEHGDRIASFFLDAYLRPAEKRGGAWMDECLGKSTVLNRHPVAHLVCNQSPPGVDGAPSLMTFRDVETLFHEFGHGLQHMLTTVPYSDAAGINNVEWDAVELPSQFMENWLYDKTTMEMISGHYKTGQTLPEEIFQQVCKARRFMAGSQMLRQLYFAALDMEMHTSSEPWRAVQEKISSDYTVLAPLKEDRFPCSFLHIFSAGYAAGYYSYKWAELMSADAFGAFEEVELSNRSALREVGRRFRDTVLASGGARHPHDVFQDFRGRPPSSHALLKSYGFA, encoded by the exons ATGGAAGGACTATACAGTAAGTTCGAAAGTGACTTTGGGGTGTTTGAGGCAAAGTTGAAAA GTTTTGACTACAAGGAAACAGTTGATAACCCTTGGACAGCAATTATTGAACCACTGGAGGAGATAGCAAGTCGATTAAGTTATGCTTGGAAAGTGACATCTCATTTAAACGGAGTTCGCAATAGTCCAGAATTGAGGATTGCCTTTGAAAAG GTTCAACCTCTTGTTGTTAAAGCCTCTATGAAAGCAAAACAGAGTGTCCCTTTATATGATGCACTCATG aaagttgaaaagaacTCTTCTAACCTGGATGAGGGACAGCAACGTGTGGTGGCAACTTTCTTGAGATCAGCCAGACATGGAGGTGTAGGACTGAAGGGCAAAGACAGTGAGCGATTCAATGTTTTGCAATTGAAGCTTGCAGagctaacaaacaaattcag TAACAATGTATTGGATGCTACCAAGGCCTTTGCAATAGTGTTAACAGATCGGCAAGATGTGGTGGGATTGCCAGATTCACTTTTAAAGTTCACTGCTGAAGCAGCGTTGGTAGATGCTGCCGCAAATCTTGAAGTATCTAG AAAACCAGTTGACCCTCAGTCTGGACCTTGGAAACTTACTTTAGATTTACCTTGTTTTGAACCTTTTATGAAATACAG CCAGAATAGAGCTCTGCGAGAAAAAATGTACAAGGCATACATCACAAAAGCATCAAATGGTGCCTCTGATAATTCACTGATCATTGAGGAAATTCGTCAATTAAG ACAAGAAAAAGCCCGGCTTCTGGGATTCCAAAACTTCGCCCAGTTGTCTCTTGATTCAAAAATGGCTGGGAATCCATCAGAAGTGTGGAAAATGATAACTGACTTGCACAGCAAAAGTAAAGAAGCTGCTGAGTCAGAATTACAAGCTCTCCAG GTGTTTGCCAATGAAAATGGTTTTGCTGAAGACTTGAAACATTGGGACATACCATTCTGGTCACAAAAGCACAAGGAACATTTGTTCAG ttttagaGAAGAGGAGCTCAGACCTTATTTTCCACTGGAAAG GGTGTTGCATGGACTTTTCAAACTTGCATCTGAATTGTTTGGAATAAACATTCAG TCAGCAGACGGAGAGGCAGAAGTGTGGCACCCGGATGTCAGGTTTTTCAATCTCATGAGTGAGCATG GAGATCGCATTGCGTCTTTTTTCTTGGATGCTTACTTGCGACCGGCAGAGAAGCGAGGAGGAGCCTGGATGGATGAGTGTCTTG GCAAAAGCACCGTCCTGAACAGACATCCTGTGGCTCATTTGGTTTGTAACCAGTCTCCCCCTGGCGTTGACGGAGCGCCGTCTCTTATGACGTTCAGAGATGTGGAGACTTTATTTCATGAG TTTGGGCATGGCCTTCAACACATGCTTACAACGGTTCCTTACTCAGATGCCGCGGGAATTAACAATGTGGAATGGGACGCA GTAGAGCTACCGTCTCAATTCATGGAAAACTGGCTGTATGACAAGACCACGATGGAGATGATCAGCGGGCATTACAAAACTGGACAGACTCTTCCTGAGGAAATTTTCCAACAGGTTTGCAAAG CTCGAAGATTCATGGCTGGTTCACAGATGTTACGCCAATTGTATTTCGCTGCTCTTGATATGGAGATGCACACAAG CTCAGAGCCATGGCGTGCTGTTCAAGAGAAAATCTCCAGTGACTACACTGTCCTTGCACCTCTTAAAGAAGATAGGTTTCCTTGCTCTTTCTTACACATCTTTTCAGCTGGATATGCTGCCGGATATTACTCATATAAATGGGCTGAA
- the LOC141897937 gene encoding uncharacterized protein LOC141897937 isoform X1 encodes MAWPKRWMIGWCVCPPSRTLIVQRSYKMATFTKCAPGLQNLWANHVRCLHLSAFLSHLKVLKRPVCTANDYNPILNQESLPRFSEIQPSHIAPAMEGLYSKFESDFGVFEAKLKSFDYKETVDNPWTAIIEPLEEIASRLSYAWKVTSHLNGVRNSPELRIAFEKVQPLVVKASMKAKQSVPLYDALMKVEKNSSNLDEGQQRVVATFLRSARHGGVGLKGKDSERFNVLQLKLAELTNKFSNNVLDATKAFAIVLTDRQDVVGLPDSLLKFTAEAALVDAAANLEVSRKPVDPQSGPWKLTLDLPCFEPFMKYSQNRALREKMYKAYITKASNGASDNSLIIEEIRQLRQEKARLLGFQNFAQLSLDSKMAGNPSEVWKMITDLHSKSKEAAESELQALQVFANENGFAEDLKHWDIPFWSQKHKEHLFSFREEELRPYFPLERVLHGLFKLASELFGINIQSADGEAEVWHPDVRFFNLMSEHGDRIASFFLDAYLRPAEKRGGAWMDECLGKSTVLNRHPVAHLVCNQSPPGVDGAPSLMTFRDVETLFHEFGHGLQHMLTTVPYSDAAGINNVEWDAVELPSQFMENWLYDKTTMEMISGHYKTGQTLPEEIFQQVCKARRFMAGSQMLRQLYFAALDMEMHTSSEPWRAVQEKISSDYTVLAPLKEDRFPCSFLHIFSAGYAAGYYSYKWAELMSADAFGAFEEVELSNRSALREVGRRFRDTVLASGGARHPHDVFQDFRGRPPSSHALLKSYGFA; translated from the exons ATGGCATGGCCCAAACGTTGGATGATAGGATGGTGTGTGTGCCCGCCTTCTCGAACTTTGATAGTTCAGCGGAGTTACAAAATGGCGACTTTTACGAAGTGTGCGCCAGGATTGCAAAATCTTTGGGCAAATCATGTAAGGTGCCTTCATCTCTCAGCCTTTCTATCCCACTTAAAGGTTTTAAAGCGCCCGGTTTGCACTGCCAATGATTATAATCCAATTCTTAATCAAGAATCCTTACCGCGCTTTAGCGAAATCCAACCATCGCACATAGCTCCAGCAATGGAAGGACTATACAGTAAGTTCGAAAGTGACTTTGGGGTGTTTGAGGCAAAGTTGAAAA GTTTTGACTACAAGGAAACAGTTGATAACCCTTGGACAGCAATTATTGAACCACTGGAGGAGATAGCAAGTCGATTAAGTTATGCTTGGAAAGTGACATCTCATTTAAACGGAGTTCGCAATAGTCCAGAATTGAGGATTGCCTTTGAAAAG GTTCAACCTCTTGTTGTTAAAGCCTCTATGAAAGCAAAACAGAGTGTCCCTTTATATGATGCACTCATG aaagttgaaaagaacTCTTCTAACCTGGATGAGGGACAGCAACGTGTGGTGGCAACTTTCTTGAGATCAGCCAGACATGGAGGTGTAGGACTGAAGGGCAAAGACAGTGAGCGATTCAATGTTTTGCAATTGAAGCTTGCAGagctaacaaacaaattcag TAACAATGTATTGGATGCTACCAAGGCCTTTGCAATAGTGTTAACAGATCGGCAAGATGTGGTGGGATTGCCAGATTCACTTTTAAAGTTCACTGCTGAAGCAGCGTTGGTAGATGCTGCCGCAAATCTTGAAGTATCTAG AAAACCAGTTGACCCTCAGTCTGGACCTTGGAAACTTACTTTAGATTTACCTTGTTTTGAACCTTTTATGAAATACAG CCAGAATAGAGCTCTGCGAGAAAAAATGTACAAGGCATACATCACAAAAGCATCAAATGGTGCCTCTGATAATTCACTGATCATTGAGGAAATTCGTCAATTAAG ACAAGAAAAAGCCCGGCTTCTGGGATTCCAAAACTTCGCCCAGTTGTCTCTTGATTCAAAAATGGCTGGGAATCCATCAGAAGTGTGGAAAATGATAACTGACTTGCACAGCAAAAGTAAAGAAGCTGCTGAGTCAGAATTACAAGCTCTCCAG GTGTTTGCCAATGAAAATGGTTTTGCTGAAGACTTGAAACATTGGGACATACCATTCTGGTCACAAAAGCACAAGGAACATTTGTTCAG ttttagaGAAGAGGAGCTCAGACCTTATTTTCCACTGGAAAG GGTGTTGCATGGACTTTTCAAACTTGCATCTGAATTGTTTGGAATAAACATTCAG TCAGCAGACGGAGAGGCAGAAGTGTGGCACCCGGATGTCAGGTTTTTCAATCTCATGAGTGAGCATG GAGATCGCATTGCGTCTTTTTTCTTGGATGCTTACTTGCGACCGGCAGAGAAGCGAGGAGGAGCCTGGATGGATGAGTGTCTTG GCAAAAGCACCGTCCTGAACAGACATCCTGTGGCTCATTTGGTTTGTAACCAGTCTCCCCCTGGCGTTGACGGAGCGCCGTCTCTTATGACGTTCAGAGATGTGGAGACTTTATTTCATGAG TTTGGGCATGGCCTTCAACACATGCTTACAACGGTTCCTTACTCAGATGCCGCGGGAATTAACAATGTGGAATGGGACGCA GTAGAGCTACCGTCTCAATTCATGGAAAACTGGCTGTATGACAAGACCACGATGGAGATGATCAGCGGGCATTACAAAACTGGACAGACTCTTCCTGAGGAAATTTTCCAACAGGTTTGCAAAG CTCGAAGATTCATGGCTGGTTCACAGATGTTACGCCAATTGTATTTCGCTGCTCTTGATATGGAGATGCACACAAG CTCAGAGCCATGGCGTGCTGTTCAAGAGAAAATCTCCAGTGACTACACTGTCCTTGCACCTCTTAAAGAAGATAGGTTTCCTTGCTCTTTCTTACACATCTTTTCAGCTGGATATGCTGCCGGATATTACTCATATAAATGGGCTGAA
- the LOC141897937 gene encoding uncharacterized protein LOC141897937 isoform X2: MAWPKRWMIGWCVCPPSRTLIVQRSYKMATFTKCAPGLQNLWANHVRCLHLSAFLSHLKVLKRPVCTANDYNPILNQESLPRFSEIQPSHIAPAMEGLYSKFESDFGVFEAKLKSFDYKETVDNPWTAIIEPLEEIASRLSYAWKVTSHLNGVRNSPELRIAFEKVQPLVVKASMKAKQSVPLYDALMKVEKNSSNLDEGQQRVVATFLRSARHGGVGLKGKDSERFNVLQLKLAELTNKFSNNVLDATKAFAIVLTDRQDVVGLPDSLLKFTAEAALVDAAANLEVSRKPVDPQSGPWKLTLDLPCFEPFMKYSQNRALREKMYKAYITKASNGASDNSLIIEEIRQLRQEKARLLGFQNFAQLSLDSKMAGNPSEVWKMITDLHSKSKEAAESELQALQVFANENGFAEDLKHWDIPFWSQKHKEHLFSFREEELRPYFPLERVLHGLFKLASELFGINIQSADGEAEVWHPDVRFFNLMSEHGDRIASFFLDAYLRPAEKRGGAWMDECLGKSTVLNRHPVAHLVCNQSPPGVDGAPSLMTFRDVETLFHEFGHGLQHMLTTVPYSDAAGINNVEWDAVELPSQFMENWLYDKTTMEMISGHYKTGQTLPEEIFQQVCKARRFMAGSQMLRQLYFAALDMEMHTSSEPWRAVQEKISSDYTVLAPLKEDRFPCSFLHIFSAGYAAGYYSYKWAELMSADAFGAFEEVELSNRSALREVGRSC, from the exons ATGGCATGGCCCAAACGTTGGATGATAGGATGGTGTGTGTGCCCGCCTTCTCGAACTTTGATAGTTCAGCGGAGTTACAAAATGGCGACTTTTACGAAGTGTGCGCCAGGATTGCAAAATCTTTGGGCAAATCATGTAAGGTGCCTTCATCTCTCAGCCTTTCTATCCCACTTAAAGGTTTTAAAGCGCCCGGTTTGCACTGCCAATGATTATAATCCAATTCTTAATCAAGAATCCTTACCGCGCTTTAGCGAAATCCAACCATCGCACATAGCTCCAGCAATGGAAGGACTATACAGTAAGTTCGAAAGTGACTTTGGGGTGTTTGAGGCAAAGTTGAAAA GTTTTGACTACAAGGAAACAGTTGATAACCCTTGGACAGCAATTATTGAACCACTGGAGGAGATAGCAAGTCGATTAAGTTATGCTTGGAAAGTGACATCTCATTTAAACGGAGTTCGCAATAGTCCAGAATTGAGGATTGCCTTTGAAAAG GTTCAACCTCTTGTTGTTAAAGCCTCTATGAAAGCAAAACAGAGTGTCCCTTTATATGATGCACTCATG aaagttgaaaagaacTCTTCTAACCTGGATGAGGGACAGCAACGTGTGGTGGCAACTTTCTTGAGATCAGCCAGACATGGAGGTGTAGGACTGAAGGGCAAAGACAGTGAGCGATTCAATGTTTTGCAATTGAAGCTTGCAGagctaacaaacaaattcag TAACAATGTATTGGATGCTACCAAGGCCTTTGCAATAGTGTTAACAGATCGGCAAGATGTGGTGGGATTGCCAGATTCACTTTTAAAGTTCACTGCTGAAGCAGCGTTGGTAGATGCTGCCGCAAATCTTGAAGTATCTAG AAAACCAGTTGACCCTCAGTCTGGACCTTGGAAACTTACTTTAGATTTACCTTGTTTTGAACCTTTTATGAAATACAG CCAGAATAGAGCTCTGCGAGAAAAAATGTACAAGGCATACATCACAAAAGCATCAAATGGTGCCTCTGATAATTCACTGATCATTGAGGAAATTCGTCAATTAAG ACAAGAAAAAGCCCGGCTTCTGGGATTCCAAAACTTCGCCCAGTTGTCTCTTGATTCAAAAATGGCTGGGAATCCATCAGAAGTGTGGAAAATGATAACTGACTTGCACAGCAAAAGTAAAGAAGCTGCTGAGTCAGAATTACAAGCTCTCCAG GTGTTTGCCAATGAAAATGGTTTTGCTGAAGACTTGAAACATTGGGACATACCATTCTGGTCACAAAAGCACAAGGAACATTTGTTCAG ttttagaGAAGAGGAGCTCAGACCTTATTTTCCACTGGAAAG GGTGTTGCATGGACTTTTCAAACTTGCATCTGAATTGTTTGGAATAAACATTCAG TCAGCAGACGGAGAGGCAGAAGTGTGGCACCCGGATGTCAGGTTTTTCAATCTCATGAGTGAGCATG GAGATCGCATTGCGTCTTTTTTCTTGGATGCTTACTTGCGACCGGCAGAGAAGCGAGGAGGAGCCTGGATGGATGAGTGTCTTG GCAAAAGCACCGTCCTGAACAGACATCCTGTGGCTCATTTGGTTTGTAACCAGTCTCCCCCTGGCGTTGACGGAGCGCCGTCTCTTATGACGTTCAGAGATGTGGAGACTTTATTTCATGAG TTTGGGCATGGCCTTCAACACATGCTTACAACGGTTCCTTACTCAGATGCCGCGGGAATTAACAATGTGGAATGGGACGCA GTAGAGCTACCGTCTCAATTCATGGAAAACTGGCTGTATGACAAGACCACGATGGAGATGATCAGCGGGCATTACAAAACTGGACAGACTCTTCCTGAGGAAATTTTCCAACAGGTTTGCAAAG CTCGAAGATTCATGGCTGGTTCACAGATGTTACGCCAATTGTATTTCGCTGCTCTTGATATGGAGATGCACACAAG CTCAGAGCCATGGCGTGCTGTTCAAGAGAAAATCTCCAGTGACTACACTGTCCTTGCACCTCTTAAAGAAGATAGGTTTCCTTGCTCTTTCTTACACATCTTTTCAGCTGGATATGCTGCCGGATATTACTCATATAAATGGGCTGAA